One genomic window of Meles meles chromosome 15, mMelMel3.1 paternal haplotype, whole genome shotgun sequence includes the following:
- the RNF103 gene encoding E3 ubiquitin-protein ligase RNF103 isoform X2: MGLFGKTQEKPPKELVNEWSLKIRKEMRVVDRQIRDIQREEEKVKRSVKDAAKKGQKDVCVVLAKEMIRSRKAVSKLYASKAHMNSVLMGMKNQLAVLRVAGSLQKSTEVMKAMQSLVKIPEIQATMRELSKEMMKAGIIEEMLEDTFESMDDQEEMEEAAEMEIDKILFEITAGALGKAPSKVTDALPEPEPPGAMAASEDEEEEEALEAMQSRLATLRS, encoded by the exons GTCAATGAATGGTCATTGAAGATAAGAAAGGAAATGAGAGTTGTTGACAGGCAAATAAGAG ATatccaaagagaagaagaaaaagtgaaacGGTCAGTGAAAGATGCTGCCAAAAAGGGTCAGAAGGACGTCTGTGTGGTTCTAGCCAAGGAGATGATCAGGTCAAGGAAGGCTGTGAGCAAGCTCTATGCTTCCAAAGCACACATGAACTCCGTGCTCATGGGGATGAAGAACCAGCTAG CGGTTTTGCGAGTGGCTGGTTCCCTGCAGAAGAGCACAGAAGTGATGAAGGCCATGCAGAGTCTTGTGAAGATCCCAGAAATCCAGGCCACCATGAGGGAGCTATCCAAAGAGATGATGAAG gCTGGTATCATAGAAGAAATGTTAGAGGATACTTTTGAAAGCATGGAtgatcaggaagaaatggaagaagcagcagaaatgGAAATTGACAAAATTCTTTTTGAAATCACAGCAG GGGCCTTGGGCAAAGCGCCTAGTAAAGTGACCGACGCCCTTCCAGAGCCGGAACCTCCAGGAGCCATGGCAGCATCAGAagacgaggaggaggaagaggcccTGGAGGCCATGCAGTCCCGGCTGGCCACACTCCGCAGCTAG
- the LOC123925709 gene encoding adrenodoxin, mitochondrial-like, whose translation MELALTGTPASVLLPADPRASGAGAVAGSHSRSRLRRYRRRRFQSLPDHRVQATMGGTRLLRAASSLRPWAVGPSLAAHRWTPHLAERVGVRPAWSSSEDRITVPFVSGASETLTAKGKVDDSLLDVVRENNLDIDGSGACEGTRACSACHHIFEEHILEKLEAVTDEENGMLDLARRLTDLERRLTDLNWAAKSI comes from the coding sequence ATGGAGCTGGCCCTCACTGGGACCCCAGCCTCCGTGCTCCTCCCCGCGGACCCCCGTGCGTCCGGCGCCGGTGCAGTGGCTGGTTCGCACTCTCGGAGCCGATTGCGGCGTTACCGACGGCGACGCTTCCAGTCGTTACCTGACCACCGTGTTCAAGCCACCATGGGGGGCACCCGGCTTCTGCGCGCCGCCTCATCTCTGCGGCCCTGGGCGGTGGGGCCCTCACTGGCTGCTCATCGCTGGACACCCCACCTCGCTGAGCGTGTCGGTGTCAGGCCGGCATGGAGCAGCTCAGAAGATAGAATAACAGTCCCCTTCGTAAGCGGTGCCAGCGAGACATTAACAGCCAAAGGAAAAGTTGATGACTCTCTACTGGACGTGGTGAGGGAAAATAATCTAGATATTGATGGTTCTGGTGCATGTGAGGGAACCCGGGCTTGCTCCGCCTGTCACCATATCTTTGAGGAGCACATACTGGAGAAATTAGAAGCAGTCACTGATGAGGAGAATGGCATGCTCGATCTGGCGCGCAGATTAACAGATCTCGAGCGCAGATTAACAGATCTCAACTGGGCTGCCAAATCTATTTGA